In one window of Echeneis naucrates chromosome 17, fEcheNa1.1, whole genome shotgun sequence DNA:
- the cbarpa gene encoding LOW QUALITY PROTEIN: voltage-dependent calcium channel beta subunit-associated regulatory protein (The sequence of the model RefSeq protein was modified relative to this genomic sequence to represent the inferred CDS: inserted 1 base in 1 codon), whose product MKVGAAPARRWLPLVAAEIYSTEQEGPDGGPSLPEPPPHSLTHNISKAACYWCFSQTAVNEDGISPPFRITTIFVVTLSGVGHVVRRQRAVGVSNRDVPVSTGQVENYVLLLVLLSVFAGGTLVLLSLLLLFCHRCCMGGRRYSRASDDPEKTNTTYAEESQPTLEITIRLDESDALSASSCHDGESERFVSTGSTGRRVSFNESALYEQEKTTQNKGRRYTLTEGDFHHLKKARLTHLHLPPAPCDLKILTIMECDSAESSTVNINETAAPKLPLSIYQPTERVPDWMGQSLSGGLPGDPHHSVVLDQGPRQASSAVKTQHTRSQTMEAIGDRGDVESEMGMRGELTQAPGQTSVLHFLSKLRRHASLEGAGPYFKRWKFDSSHRAASLDAKAFLSRLELEAMVNINGASGSRKEEPCLPTDDSHTQRQEEATTNGSGEEIQFNAGVRLSEVGNALDSTEDFSGAQRKSASQGRLEAVSRKAEDTKTEGVTADVRKKNEAEVDEGEDVVLGAEARGRADSGSSLSSIIRQESSEAPPSLYRDIWSLRASLEQYASSDQSSTDRESIRSDADSVSSFGAAGARSGLDSCLSQDLDDEPEGDGEVERLEGEIRGASGGDSESGSGGGENEAGTRKLLQMDSGYASIEAPSRAPEEMRLLGHLXAPKGKTASERRLFFTSSGRSGSVCESIEAKMFEEELEDEMADNADTEEKLKERSLTLQEPYQLLKPLQPQKLPESQPLMKPIAQPSSHHRPRLRRRDYSIDEKTDALFNEFLRHDPRFDQQDSPARSRHRSRVHLRKQWQRHKQYSDPGTSTGGRYSPSLERQRFTPLRRGDSAGYPLDTKYHSTLSRIASAADEEASEVAACEEAAKESTENKDQSKEGGAGEANESAANKTHEGTDAKKSSSSYAGLGGGSNGCQHSTNKDTESTPSQSSTTVTAQISHMDPRVNNRNNNSSQAILTEDSLSDKLVSSVEERLYGDLRSAEKLSQGGSERVLTVCHTALPGFSPI is encoded by the exons GATGTTCCCGTATCGACGGGCCAGGTGGAGAACTATGTGCTGCTGTTGGTACTACTGAGTGTTTTTGCTGGGGGGACGCTGGTGCTGCtctccctgctgctcctcttctgtCACCGCTGCTGCATGGGGGGACGGCGCTACTCCAG aGCCAGCGATGACCCGGAGAAGACAAACACCACTTATGCTGAGGAATCTCAGCCCACCCTAG AGATCACCATTCGTCTGGACGAGTCAGATGCTCTCTCTGCTTCAAGCTGTCATGATGGAGAGTCAGAACGATTTGTCTCCACGGGATCTACCGGGCGCAGGGTCTCCTTCAATGAGTCTGCACTTTATGAGCAGGAGAAGACAACTCAGAACAAAGGACGCAG ATACACTCTGACTGAAGGAGACTTCCACCACTTGAAAAAGGCCCGACTGACCCACCTTCACCTGCCACCGGCCCCCTGTGACCTGAAGATCCTCACCATCATGGAGTGTGActcagcagagagcagcactgTTAACATCAATGAGACAGCAGCTCCAAAACTGCCCCTCTCCATCTACCAG CCCACTGAGAGAGTCCCTGACTGGATGGGACAGAGCCTCAGTGGAGGTCTGCCTGGAGACCCGCATCATTCCGTCGTCCTGGACCAAGGACCCAGACAGGCGTCATCCGCCgtgaaaacacagcacacacggTCCCAAACA ATGGAGGCTATCGGGGATAGGGGAGACGTTGAAAGTGAAATGGGAATGAGAGGAGAGCTGACTCAAGCTCCAGGCCAGACTTCAGTTCTACATTTCCTCTCTAAACTGCGGCGCCACGCCAGTCTGGAGGGGGCAGGGCCTTACTTCAAGAGGTGGAAGTTTGACAGCAGTCACCGGGCGGCCAGTCTGGATGCTAAAG CCTTCCTCAGCAG ACTCGAACTGGAGGCCATGGTGAACATAAATGGCGCTAGTGGCTCGAGGAAAGAGGAACCCTGTTTGCCAACAGATGACTCACACACCCAGAGGCAAGAGGAGGCCACAACCAATGGATCAGGAGAAGAAATACAATTCAATGCAGGTGTAAGATTAAGTGAAGTGGGAAATGCGCTTGACTCAACCGAAGACTTTTCTGGGGCACAGCGAAAGTCAGCCAGCCAGGGAAGGCTTGAAGCTGTGTCAAGGAAAGCTGAAGACACGAAGACAGAGGGCGTTACTGCAGATGTGAGAAAAAAGAATGAGGCAGAAGTAGATGAAGGAGAGGATGTGGTGTTAGGGGCTGAGGCCAGAGGGAGGGCAGACTCAGGCTCGTCTCTTTCCTCAATCATTCGACAGGAGAGCTCAGAGGCTCCCCCGTCCCTCTACAGAGACATTTGGAGCTTGCGAGCCTCCCTGGAGCAATATGCCTCCTCCGACCAGAGCAGCACAGACCGCGAGTCTATCCGCAGTGACGCTGACAGCGTGTCGTCCTTTGGTGCTGCGGGAGCTCGTTCTGGGCTGGACAGCTGCCTGTCCCAAGATCTTGATGACGAGCCTGAGGGAGACGGGGAGGTGGAGCGGTTGGAGGGTGAGATCAGAGGGGCGTCTGGTGGGGACAGTGAGAGTGGAAGTGGTGGAGGAGAGAATGAGGCAGGTACTCGAAAGCTTCTCCAAATGGACAGTGGCTACGCCTCCATTGAAGCACCATCCAGGGCGCCTGAAGAAATGCGGCTTTTGGGACACT GGGCCCCAAAAGGGAAGACAGCATCTGAGAGAAGGTTGTTCTTTACCAGCTCTGGGAGGAGCGGTTCAGTGTGTGAGAGCATTGAAGCAAAGATGTtcgaggaggagctggaggatgagATGGCGGACAACGcagacacagaggagaagcTGAAAGAGAGATCTCTTACGCTTCAGGAACCATATCAACTTCTGAAACCCCTTCAACCTCAGAAACTTCCAGAATCCCAACCACTGATGAAGCCAATCGCTCAGCCCTCTAGTCATCACCGGCCTCGGCTCCGTCGCCGCGACTACAGCATTGATGAAAAGACAGATGCTCTCTTCAACGAGTTCCTCCGTCATGACCCCCGGTTTGACCAGCAGGACTCTCCGGCGCGCTCCAGGCACCGGTCTAGAGTTCATCTTCGGAAGCAGTGGCAGAGACACAAGCAGTACAGTGACCCAGGGACAAGCACTGGGGGCAGATACTCACCGTCTTTAGAGAGGCAGAGGTTTACCCCTCTGAGAAGGGGTGACAGTGCTGGTTACCCTCTGGACACCAAATACCACAGCACCCTCTCACGCATCGCAAGCGCGGCCGACGAAGAAGCCAGTGAGGTGGCAGCTTGCGAGGAGGCGGCAAAAGAGAGCACAGAGAACAAAGACCAATCAAAGGAAGGAGGTGCTGGAGAGGCCAATGAAAGTGCAGCCAACAAAACACATGAAGGCACAGATGCAAAAAAAAGTAGCTCTAGTTATGCAGGCTTAGGTGGGGGAAGCAATGGCTGCCAACACTctacaaacaaagacacagaaagcaCACCCAGCCAGTCTTCGACCACTGTAACTGCTCAGATCAGCCACATGGATCCAAGagtgaacaacagaaacaacaacagcagccaagCTATCCTAACTGAGGACAGCCTGTCGGACAAACTGGTGTCATCAGTGGAAGAGAGGCTCTACGGCGATCTGCGCAGCGCAGAGAAGCTCAGCCAGGGAGGATCCGAGCGTGTGCTCACCGTGTGTCACACGGCATTGCCCGGCTTCAGTCCCATATAA